Proteins encoded in a region of the Takifugu flavidus isolate HTHZ2018 chromosome 8, ASM371156v2, whole genome shotgun sequence genome:
- the LOC130529571 gene encoding succinate dehydrogenase [ubiquinone] iron-sulfur subunit, mitochondrial-like, with protein sequence MSLALRRNLLAFRNSGVLVMGRYAQTAAALAPEPRLKKFQIYRWDPDTAGDKPRMQTYEIDLNACGPMVLDALIKIKNEMDPTLTFRRSCREGICGSCAMNINGGNTLACLNKIDTNTNKTTKIYPLPHMYVVKDLVPDMSNFYAQYKSIEPYLKKKDETQEGKEQYFQSVEDRQKLDGLYECILCACCSTSCPSYWWNGDKYLGPAVLMQAYRWMIDSRDEFTEERLAKLQDPFSLYRCHTIMNCTKTCPKGLNPGKAIAEIKKMMATYKEKKAAVS encoded by the exons ATGTCTTTGGCTTTGAGACGAAACTTGTTGGCCTTTAGGAATTCTGGCGTACTAGTG ATGGGGCGTTATGCTCAGACCGCCGCTGCTTTGGCTCCTGAGCCAAGGCTCAAGAAGTTTCAAATTTACCGATGGGATCCTGACACCGCCGGGGACAAACCACGAATGCAGACATATGAAATTGATCTTAACGC TTGTGGTCCAATGGTTCTGGATGCCCTCATTAAAATCAAGAATGAGATGGACCCAACACTCACATTCAGACGCTCCTGTCGTGAGG GTATCTGTGGCTCATGTGCCATGAACATAAACGGAGGCAACACCTTGGCATGTCTGAACAAAATTGACaccaacacaaataaaacaacgAAAATCTACCCACTTCCACACATGTATGTGGTCAAAGACTTGGTTCCT GATATGAGCAACTTCTATGCACAGTACAAATCCATTGAGCCCTACCTGAAGAAGAAGGATGAAACTCAAGAAGGGAAGGAGCAGTATTTCCAGTCAGTAGAAGACAGACAAAAGCTG GATGGCCTGTACGAGTGTATCCTCTGTGCCTGTTGTAGCACCAGCTGTCCCAGCTACTGGTGGAATGGGGATAAATACCTGGGACCTGCTGTCCTCATGCAG GCATATCGGTGGATGATTGACTCCCGTGATGAATTTACCGAGGAGCGTCTGGCTAAACTTCAGGATCCCTTTTCTCTTTACCGCTGCCACACCATCATGAACTGCACAAAGACCTGCCCCAAG GGACTCAACCCAGGAAAGGCCATTGCAGAGATCAAGAAAATGATGGCTACTTACAAAGAGAAG